From Bacillus sp. FSL K6-3431, the proteins below share one genomic window:
- the rsmB gene encoding 16S rRNA (cytosine(967)-C(5))-methyltransferase RsmB: MNKKNVREAALEILEAIDKHQSYSNLLLNQVIKKQKITGPDTGLLTEIVYGTIQRKMTIDFYLQPFLKKKIDDWVRILLRMSLYQMVYLDKIPDRAIIFESVEIAKKRGHKGIAGLVNGILRSVQRQGLPSLETIADPLERLAIETSHPQWLIERWVAQFGIDTTKTMCEENLIAPMQSARVNMTKATRDEVMKMLDAEGFAVQPSPIIPEAIKVMKGNLVDSDAYRQGYITIQDESSMAVAHALEIAPNMKILDACAAPGGKTGHIAEVLDGTGIVEALDLHPHKVKLILENTKRLGLQNIVTKAMDSRQAGQEYEQDYFDRILIDAPCSGLGVLRRKPDIKYTKTINDIQSLGSVQQSILDAVAPLVKKTGLLVYSTCTVDNDENIQTVEKFIQRHPEFEPHPLQLPESLTALQGEHKHMLQIFPQDFGGDGFFISCFLKK; encoded by the coding sequence ATGAATAAAAAAAATGTGCGAGAAGCTGCTTTAGAAATACTTGAAGCGATTGATAAACACCAATCATACAGTAATCTTCTGTTAAATCAAGTGATTAAAAAACAAAAAATCACAGGTCCAGATACAGGGCTATTAACAGAAATAGTGTATGGAACAATCCAACGAAAAATGACAATTGACTTTTATCTTCAACCTTTTCTAAAAAAGAAGATAGACGACTGGGTTCGCATACTTCTAAGAATGTCACTATACCAGATGGTATATTTAGATAAAATACCTGATCGGGCAATTATTTTTGAATCTGTTGAAATTGCAAAAAAACGTGGACATAAAGGAATAGCTGGACTAGTAAATGGCATTTTACGGTCTGTACAAAGGCAAGGCTTACCAAGCTTGGAAACAATCGCAGATCCATTAGAGCGACTTGCAATTGAAACGAGCCATCCTCAGTGGCTTATAGAGAGATGGGTAGCGCAATTTGGTATCGATACGACGAAAACTATGTGCGAGGAAAATTTAATAGCTCCTATGCAATCAGCTAGAGTCAATATGACAAAAGCAACAAGAGATGAAGTCATGAAGATGCTTGATGCAGAGGGTTTTGCTGTCCAGCCTAGTCCGATTATACCTGAAGCGATTAAGGTAATGAAAGGTAATCTAGTTGATTCTGATGCATACCGACAAGGATATATAACGATCCAAGATGAAAGTTCGATGGCTGTCGCGCATGCACTTGAAATAGCTCCAAATATGAAGATCCTTGATGCATGTGCTGCACCTGGAGGTAAGACTGGGCATATTGCCGAGGTATTAGATGGAACCGGTATAGTAGAAGCGCTTGACCTTCATCCACATAAAGTAAAGCTGATTCTAGAAAATACGAAGCGACTTGGCTTACAAAATATTGTGACGAAGGCAATGGACAGTCGACAAGCTGGACAAGAGTATGAACAAGACTATTTTGATCGTATTCTTATAGATGCTCCCTGTTCTGGATTAGGTGTTCTTCGCCGAAAACCTGATATTAAATACACGAAAACAATTAATGATATTCAATCTTTAGGGTCGGTACAACAATCTATTTTAGATGCTGTTGCCCCTTTAGTGAAAAAAACAGGATTATTAGTATATAGTACATGTACAGTAGATAATGATGAGAATATTCAAACTGTGGAAAAGTTTATACAAAGACATCCCGAATTTGAACCACATCCTTTGCAGCTTCCAGAAAGTTTAACTGCATTGCAAGGTGAACACAAACATATGCTACAAATATTTCCGCAGGATTTTGGAGGAGACGGCTTTTTTATCTCATGTTTTCTAAAAAAATAG
- the fmt gene encoding methionyl-tRNA formyltransferase — MTKIIFMGTPDFSVPILRRLITDGYDVIAVVTQPDRPVGRKRTLTPTPVKMEAAHHNIPVFQPEKIRTPEETDKILALKPDLIVTAAYGQILPAAILEAPQLGCINVHASLLPELRGGAPIHYAILEGKTKTGITIMYMVEKLDAGDIISQNEVLIMDEDDVGTMHTKLSEIGAELLAKTLPDLIAGKIIAHPQKDDAATYAYNIKREQEKINWTDQGEVIFNQVRGLCPWPVAYTTLAGQVLKIWKASKVVLANPLDPGMIAEVAEDGFIISTGNNIGIKVMELQPAGKKKMSAEQYLRGAGTEIRVGLRMGKTDE, encoded by the coding sequence ATGACAAAAATTATCTTTATGGGAACGCCTGATTTTTCAGTTCCAATCTTGCGTAGATTAATTACTGATGGATATGATGTGATTGCAGTTGTTACACAGCCAGATAGACCTGTAGGGCGAAAAAGAACATTAACGCCAACGCCGGTAAAAATGGAGGCAGCGCATCACAATATACCTGTATTTCAACCCGAAAAAATACGTACTCCGGAAGAAACGGATAAAATTTTAGCACTGAAGCCAGACTTAATCGTTACAGCCGCTTATGGGCAAATTTTACCTGCCGCGATTTTAGAAGCGCCACAATTAGGTTGTATAAATGTACATGCTTCATTACTGCCGGAACTCCGTGGTGGGGCACCAATACATTATGCTATTTTAGAAGGAAAAACTAAAACTGGAATCACGATTATGTATATGGTAGAGAAGCTTGATGCAGGAGATATCATTAGTCAAAATGAAGTTTTAATAATGGATGAAGATGATGTAGGTACCATGCATACAAAACTAAGTGAAATTGGGGCAGAATTATTAGCAAAAACCCTGCCTGATTTAATTGCGGGGAAAATAATAGCTCATCCGCAAAAAGATGATGCTGCTACATATGCTTATAATATTAAACGAGAACAAGAAAAAATAAATTGGACTGATCAAGGGGAAGTTATTTTCAATCAAGTGCGGGGACTTTGTCCATGGCCAGTCGCTTATACGACTTTAGCTGGACAAGTGCTTAAAATATGGAAAGCAAGTAAGGTTGTACTAGCAAACCCACTTGATCCTGGGATGATTGCCGAAGTGGCTGAAGACGGATTTATTATTTCGACCGGCAATAATATAGGAATTAAAGTGATGGAACTGCAACCTGCAGGCAAAAAGAAAATGTCTGCGGAACAATATTTAAGAGGAGCCGGTACGGAAATAAGGGTTGGCCTCAGAATGGGAAAAACGGATGAATAA